One region of Pyramidobacter sp. YE332 genomic DNA includes:
- a CDS encoding TIGR00366 family protein, which yields MYKENIGGKKKFTMPHIFIILYAIILLVGLLSYVLPAGVYDRVADATTGRMIINPTSYHVVKSNPTGVMDLLEAFPNGFVDAGYVVVLTFCVCGGFYVVNQSGAIGGAISWLTKKMKNRGIWIIPILMITFAAIDCFIGMCELCMVYVPIILPLMLALGFDSMTACATALCGSAIGFTSAIANPFTTIIGQKIAGLPLLSGWQLRLISLIVVGIAGIVYVMSYATKVKKDPTSSIMYEEDLVLRKELETASNQEKKMTGRQKLAGIAALVMFVIMVYGVFQWGWDTPEIGGIFMGMAMVSGLISGMRPNEICSTFLNGCQQVLLGALIVGLSRGVSVVMSSAQITDTIIHNLATVLQNLPASVTSVGMLIVQTIMNFLIPSGSGQTVVTMPIMAPLSDLVGVTRQTAVLALQYGDGFSNIFYPVSGYFMATLALGHVPYGKWMKKMAPLFIIWTVLAAAFMVIAQLIKWGPF from the coding sequence ATGTATAAAGAAAATATTGGTGGGAAGAAAAAATTTACCATGCCTCATATCTTTATTATCCTTTATGCCATCATACTGCTTGTAGGACTTCTGAGCTACGTACTGCCTGCGGGGGTATATGACAGAGTCGCAGACGCGACCACGGGAAGAATGATTATTAACCCCACATCCTATCATGTGGTCAAATCGAACCCTACGGGCGTTATGGATCTGCTTGAAGCGTTTCCTAACGGTTTCGTTGACGCGGGATATGTGGTTGTTCTTACATTCTGCGTATGCGGCGGATTCTACGTTGTCAACCAGAGCGGAGCCATAGGAGGCGCCATATCATGGTTGACCAAAAAGATGAAAAATCGCGGCATATGGATAATTCCAATACTCATGATCACTTTCGCTGCCATAGACTGTTTTATTGGTATGTGCGAGTTATGCATGGTCTATGTGCCGATCATACTTCCGCTCATGCTGGCGCTGGGATTTGACTCCATGACGGCTTGCGCCACCGCGCTTTGCGGTTCCGCCATCGGATTCACGTCAGCTATAGCAAATCCGTTCACAACCATCATCGGTCAAAAAATCGCAGGTCTCCCGTTGCTGTCGGGCTGGCAACTCAGACTTATCTCTCTTATAGTTGTCGGGATTGCGGGCATAGTTTACGTAATGTCATACGCAACCAAGGTAAAAAAAGATCCTACGTCTTCCATCATGTATGAAGAAGACCTCGTTCTCAGAAAAGAACTTGAAACAGCATCAAATCAAGAAAAAAAGATGACAGGCAGGCAAAAACTTGCCGGCATCGCCGCTCTTGTCATGTTCGTCATCATGGTATACGGCGTGTTCCAATGGGGCTGGGATACGCCTGAAATCGGCGGCATCTTCATGGGAATGGCCATGGTATCAGGCCTTATTTCGGGCATGAGACCCAACGAGATCTGCTCCACGTTCCTGAACGGATGCCAGCAGGTTCTTTTGGGAGCCTTGATCGTCGGACTTTCCAGAGGTGTATCTGTCGTCATGAGCAGCGCCCAGATTACAGATACCATCATACACAATCTGGCAACTGTGCTTCAAAACCTGCCGGCAAGCGTTACATCCGTGGGTATGCTCATCGTGCAGACCATCATGAACTTCCTTATCCCCTCAGGTTCGGGGCAGACCGTCGTCACCATGCCCATCATGGCTCCTCTTTCGGATCTGGTCGGAGTTACAAGGCAAACGGCTGTTCTCGCTCTTCAGTATGGCGACGGTTTCTCGAACATTTTCTATCCCGTGTCAGGATATTTTATGGCGACTCTGGCTCTCGGGCACGTTCCTTATGGAAAATGGATGAAGAAGATGGCTCCTCTGTTTATCATATGGACGGTGTTAGCCGCCGCATTCATGGTTATCGCTCAGCTTATTAAGTGGGGACCATTCTAA
- a CDS encoding YgeY family selenium metabolism-linked hydrolase yields the protein MNDGSRIKKIVDEIARDIIDFAVKLVQTKSMTCSEESVAELVASKMHSLGYDKVNVDPYGNVIGQLGSGKNILFFDSHMDTVAVNDGPKWKYPPFGGEIHDGKIYGRGAVDMKCPLAASVYGGYIAKQIGIPDNVAVVVSASCMEEDYDGEAVREYFSWSSLKPNAVVICEPTDLKIATGHRGRALIEINMPGKGCHASAPRNGINPVYLLAPVIKRVEQLCTDLAAQKNASSECGSVAISNIYCNTASNNSVPMDATIILDRRLVTGEDKKFIEKEMDSLVAGTPAAWKYSDIPSTSWTGMNFMFHSFLPAWDIDENSSLVKAAAEAYKSIRKSEPVLFHMGACTNGVTTAGMLGLPTIVFGPGDISMAHATDECCDIQSMLDACCMYAQIAVQGKF from the coding sequence ATGAATGACGGGTCCCGGATAAAAAAGATCGTAGACGAGATAGCGCGGGACATTATTGATTTTGCCGTAAAGCTCGTACAAACAAAATCCATGACTTGTTCCGAGGAATCCGTCGCGGAGCTCGTTGCGAGCAAAATGCATAGTCTCGGCTACGATAAAGTAAACGTAGATCCCTATGGCAACGTGATCGGACAGTTAGGAAGTGGGAAGAACATATTATTCTTTGATTCCCACATGGACACCGTCGCGGTAAACGACGGACCAAAATGGAAGTACCCTCCGTTTGGCGGCGAAATCCATGACGGCAAGATCTATGGGCGAGGAGCGGTGGACATGAAGTGTCCATTGGCAGCGTCTGTGTACGGCGGATATATAGCCAAGCAAATAGGAATTCCTGATAACGTCGCCGTCGTGGTATCCGCCTCCTGTATGGAGGAAGATTACGACGGAGAGGCCGTGAGAGAGTATTTTAGTTGGTCGTCTCTCAAACCCAATGCCGTGGTCATTTGTGAACCGACTGACCTAAAGATAGCTACAGGCCATCGGGGAAGAGCTCTTATAGAGATCAACATGCCCGGAAAGGGGTGTCACGCCAGCGCTCCGAGAAACGGCATCAATCCTGTGTACTTGCTGGCTCCCGTAATAAAAAGAGTCGAGCAGCTTTGCACTGATTTGGCGGCACAGAAAAATGCAAGCAGCGAGTGCGGCTCGGTCGCGATATCAAACATATACTGCAATACAGCCTCCAATAATTCCGTTCCCATGGACGCGACAATAATACTTGACCGCAGACTTGTCACAGGCGAAGACAAAAAGTTTATAGAAAAGGAAATGGACAGCCTTGTAGCGGGAACGCCGGCTGCATGGAAGTACAGTGATATTCCAAGCACCAGTTGGACAGGCATGAATTTCATGTTCCACTCGTTTCTTCCGGCATGGGATATAGACGAGAACAGCAGCCTCGTCAAAGCCGCCGCGGAAGCGTACAAGTCGATCCGGAAATCAGAACCGGTCCTTTTCCACATGGGCGCCTGTACAAACGGAGTTACTACGGCCGGTATGCTCGGACTTCCCACAATCGTATTCGGTCCCGGAGACATAAGCATGGCTCACGCGACAGACGAATGCTGCGATATACAGAGCATGCTCGACGCATGCTGCATGTACGCTCAAATAGCTGTGCAAGGCAAATTCTAG
- a CDS encoding IS110 family transposase, with protein sequence MYYLGIDIGKNNHEAGLIREDGSHVGKSLRFANAQEGFQQLLLFLEQSLPEREAFCIGMEATGHYWLALYSFLREQGFALHVINPIQSDSLRNFHIRKQKTDAVDCFLVAEVIRFGSFSETHLADEDIMALRNLARFRESLKDSCADYKRQVVTVLDQVFPEYAALFSNVFGESSKAFLKTYGTPEQVVDVNTKSLAALLRKTSRGRHGTDKARELKSLAARSVGLTLCSDAFAFQIRILIEQIEFTEKQIDEIDKKIARQLRKFSSVILTVPGVGPATGAVILGEIGDISRFSNPKKLVAFAGIDPTSFQSGNYVGQHNRLSKKGSPYLRRAVWMSALIAVRCDPVFKAFYEKKRGEGKAHGTALGAVSRKLLYTIYAVLKANKPYEVRRQGIE encoded by the coding sequence ATGTACTATCTTGGTATTGACATCGGGAAGAACAATCACGAAGCAGGGCTTATCAGGGAGGACGGCAGCCACGTCGGCAAGTCGCTGCGTTTCGCCAATGCGCAGGAGGGCTTTCAGCAGCTTCTGCTCTTTCTCGAACAGAGTCTTCCCGAGCGGGAGGCTTTCTGTATCGGCATGGAGGCGACCGGTCATTACTGGCTCGCGCTCTACTCCTTTCTGCGGGAGCAGGGTTTTGCTCTGCATGTGATCAACCCGATCCAATCCGACAGTCTGAGGAACTTCCACATCCGGAAGCAGAAAACGGATGCGGTCGACTGCTTTCTGGTGGCTGAGGTGATCCGTTTCGGCTCGTTCAGCGAAACTCATCTGGCTGATGAAGATATCATGGCGCTGCGCAATCTGGCCCGTTTCAGAGAGTCGCTCAAGGACTCCTGCGCCGACTACAAGCGACAGGTCGTCACCGTTCTGGATCAGGTGTTTCCGGAGTATGCTGCCTTGTTCTCCAACGTCTTTGGCGAGAGTTCAAAGGCATTTCTCAAGACGTACGGCACTCCGGAACAGGTGGTCGACGTGAACACGAAATCGCTGGCCGCTTTGCTCAGAAAAACCAGCCGGGGCCGGCACGGTACTGACAAAGCCCGTGAGCTCAAGTCTCTGGCGGCGCGTTCGGTCGGCCTGACTCTGTGTTCGGATGCCTTTGCCTTTCAAATCAGGATTCTCATCGAACAGATCGAATTCACGGAGAAGCAGATCGATGAGATCGACAAGAAGATCGCCCGGCAGCTGAGGAAGTTTAGCTCTGTCATCCTCACTGTCCCCGGCGTGGGGCCGGCGACGGGCGCCGTGATCCTCGGTGAGATCGGCGATATCAGTCGTTTCTCCAATCCCAAGAAACTCGTCGCCTTTGCCGGGATCGATCCGACTTCGTTTCAATCGGGGAACTATGTCGGCCAGCACAACCGCTTGTCCAAGAAAGGATCCCCCTACCTGAGACGAGCTGTCTGGATGTCGGCGCTGATAGCAGTCAGATGCGATCCTGTCTTCAAAGCGTTCTACGAAAAGAAGCGCGGTGAGGGGAAAGCGCATGGGACTGCATTGGGGGCTGTGTCGAGAAAACTGCTTTATACGATTTACGCTGTTCTGAAAGCCAACAAACCTTACGAGGTACGCCGCCAGGGCATAGAATGA
- a CDS encoding YgeY family selenium metabolism-linked hydrolase, whose amino-acid sequence MNTEKIKEAAAKYEKDMTAFLRRIVKHPGESSEEKPHATVIAEEMRKLSFDRVETDPMGNVLGYMGTGNRLIAFDAHIDTVGIGNITNWDFSPYDGYENETEIGGRGVSDQLGGIVSAVYGAKIMKELGILNNDFSVLVTGSVQEEDCDGLCWEYIIKEDGIKPEFVVSTEPTDGGIYRGQRGRMEIRVDVKGISCHGSAPERGDNAIYKMADILQDIRALNENGFSAGDKIKGLAKMLDSRYNADYAEASFLGKGTITVSEIFFTSPSRCAVADSCSISLDRRMTAGETWESCLAEIRTLPAVKKYGDDVKVSMYQYARASYTGLTYPIESYFPTWILPRDHKLTLAMEQAHKELYGNDRTSPQTQKSVRAGRPLVDKWTFSTNGVSIMGRNHIPVIGFGPGSEAQAHAPNEITWKQDLVTCAALYAMLPLTYFK is encoded by the coding sequence ATGAATACAGAAAAAATCAAGGAAGCTGCCGCAAAATATGAAAAAGACATGACGGCATTTCTTAGAAGAATAGTGAAACATCCAGGGGAAAGTTCAGAAGAAAAGCCCCACGCAACAGTCATAGCAGAAGAAATGAGGAAACTGTCTTTTGACAGAGTTGAAACAGATCCCATGGGCAATGTCCTAGGTTATATGGGAACAGGAAATAGACTTATCGCCTTTGACGCACACATCGATACCGTCGGCATAGGTAATATAACAAACTGGGATTTTAGCCCGTACGACGGATACGAAAACGAGACAGAAATCGGTGGAAGAGGCGTATCGGATCAATTAGGAGGGATTGTAAGCGCGGTTTACGGAGCCAAAATCATGAAAGAGCTGGGAATTCTGAACAACGACTTCTCCGTTTTAGTAACAGGCTCCGTTCAGGAAGAGGACTGCGATGGGCTTTGCTGGGAATACATTATCAAAGAAGACGGCATAAAGCCTGAGTTTGTAGTGTCTACCGAACCCACAGACGGAGGTATATACAGAGGCCAGCGCGGACGTATGGAGATACGCGTAGACGTGAAAGGTATTTCATGCCATGGCTCGGCACCTGAAAGAGGCGACAACGCCATATATAAGATGGCAGATATTTTACAAGATATCAGAGCGCTTAACGAAAATGGGTTCTCTGCCGGAGATAAGATCAAGGGTCTCGCGAAAATGCTCGACAGCAGGTACAACGCGGATTATGCCGAAGCAAGCTTTTTAGGGAAGGGAACGATTACCGTATCGGAAATTTTTTTCACCTCTCCAAGCCGATGCGCCGTAGCTGACTCCTGCTCCATATCGCTGGACAGGCGCATGACTGCCGGCGAGACATGGGAAAGCTGTTTGGCCGAGATAAGGACGTTGCCCGCGGTTAAAAAATACGGGGATGATGTAAAGGTCAGCATGTATCAATATGCCCGAGCGTCTTACACAGGGCTTACATATCCCATAGAGAGCTATTTCCCCACGTGGATACTTCCAAGAGATCATAAGCTTACTCTCGCCATGGAACAAGCGCACAAAGAGCTTTATGGAAACGACAGGACTTCCCCCCAGACTCAGAAAAGCGTACGTGCGGGACGCCCCCTTGTGGATAAATGGACTTTTTCAACAAACGGAGTGTCCATCATGGGAAGAAATCATATTCCCGTTATAGGATTCGGCCCCGGCAGCGAGGCTCAAGCCCACGCTCCCAATGAAATCACCTGGAAACAGGATCTAGTAACATGCGCCGCTTTGTACGCTATGCTACCGCTTACGTATTTCAAATAA
- a CDS encoding TRAP transporter substrate-binding protein, translating into MVRTCFVRKALAAAAVVMILGAGTASAAPEYKWRFGQTSVRASQGKSYKLFCELIKKYSNGRIEVEFFPDNQLGTLNEIFHAVQDGEIEMCGFAPYVNLVPGGMFNWMPWTVESWEECKMAFSRPDGCLYVPLEEAMKEVGVHILFTVSQGSYGIGNSVRPIKTPADFKNLKMRVSSSLGCVRGLQNMAEGTGMTVETVPWGDLYHALAKGVVDGCWDMWPSLVEERHCEVMKYYTSLDWMWDANQVVINAELWAKLPDDLKAAIRKAADEAEADQYAIQIAEEDNFKEFLKKQPNFEIYYPTEAERAEFRNCARNLDNWNDLCKPWLDKHFPGQDMTVKILDQLRINREKVLADKAAAAK; encoded by the coding sequence ATGGTCAGAACGTGTTTTGTGAGAAAGGCACTCGCCGCAGCAGCTGTCGTTATGATTTTGGGCGCCGGCACGGCTTCCGCCGCTCCGGAGTATAAGTGGCGTTTTGGGCAGACCTCGGTCCGTGCCTCGCAGGGCAAGTCCTACAAACTTTTCTGTGAGTTAATCAAGAAATACAGCAACGGCCGTATCGAAGTCGAGTTTTTCCCCGACAATCAGCTCGGGACTCTCAATGAGATCTTCCACGCCGTGCAGGACGGCGAAATCGAGATGTGCGGTTTCGCTCCTTACGTCAATCTCGTTCCCGGCGGCATGTTCAACTGGATGCCGTGGACCGTCGAATCGTGGGAAGAGTGCAAGATGGCTTTCTCGCGCCCCGACGGATGTCTCTACGTGCCTCTCGAGGAGGCCATGAAGGAAGTCGGCGTTCACATTCTGTTCACCGTTTCGCAGGGCTCCTACGGCATCGGCAACAGCGTGCGCCCGATCAAAACGCCGGCTGATTTCAAGAATCTGAAAATGCGTGTTTCTTCGTCGCTCGGCTGCGTCCGCGGCCTGCAGAACATGGCCGAGGGAACGGGTATGACCGTCGAAACCGTGCCGTGGGGCGATCTTTACCACGCCCTGGCGAAGGGCGTGGTCGACGGCTGCTGGGATATGTGGCCTTCGCTCGTGGAGGAGCGTCACTGCGAGGTCATGAAGTATTACACGTCTCTGGATTGGATGTGGGACGCCAATCAAGTCGTCATCAACGCCGAACTTTGGGCGAAGCTGCCCGACGATCTCAAAGCCGCGATCCGGAAGGCGGCCGACGAAGCCGAAGCCGATCAGTACGCCATCCAAATCGCCGAAGAGGACAATTTCAAAGAGTTCCTCAAGAAGCAGCCGAACTTCGAAATTTACTATCCGACCGAGGCGGAGCGCGCCGAGTTCCGCAACTGCGCCCGCAATCTCGACAACTGGAACGATCTTTGCAAGCCGTGGCTCGACAAGCACTTCCCCGGTCAGGATATGACCGTGAAGATTCTCGACCAGCTCCGAATCAATCGCGAAAAAGTATTAGCCGACAAGGCCGCAGCTGCAAAGTAA